A region of Anolis carolinensis isolate JA03-04 unplaced genomic scaffold, rAnoCar3.1.pri scaffold_7, whole genome shotgun sequence DNA encodes the following proteins:
- the rtn4rl1 gene encoding reticulon-4 receptor-like 1: protein MRRQGRPSLPVALLVVLLAPGLGTGCPVDCVCYPAPMTVSCQSHHFLGVPEGIPAESERVFLQNNRISLLLRGHFTPALVTLWVYSNNLTFVDPEAFRGFVHLEELDLGDNRNLRELSPETFRGLTRLHALHLYKCGLSVLPDGLFAGLHNLQYLYLQDNQLDFLQEDLFQDLVNLSHLFLHGNQLWSLQPNAFRGLVNLDRLLLHQNRLRSVHRRAFHDLRRLTLLFLFNNSLAELPGEALAHLSALEYLRLNGNPWRCDCRAQSLWEWLRRFRGSSSSADCAAPPRVQGMDLKEVSAEEFRACAESQHQVNAPPRGDQHRHQHPTTEKGKDGQRPGYRKPSKNCTRSRTRSNKMASSPWKNTDGDGLDYEHKLPPKQKGKCPRTPVLPPSGVQQAAGGARGRGAKVAAALTTVLFAITAVLSVAIVR from the coding sequence gGCGTCCCTCGCTCCCGGTGGCGCTGCTGGTGGTGCTGCTGGCGCCGGGGCTGGGCACGGGCTGCCCGGTGGACTGCGTGTGCTACCCGGCCCCCATGACGGTCAGCTGCCAGTCGCACCACTTCCTGGGCGTCCCGGAAGGCATCCCGGCCGAGAGCGAGCGCGTCTTCCTCCAGAACAACCGCATCTCCCTCCTGCTGCGGGGCCACTTCACCCCGGCCCTGGTCACCCTCTGGGTCTACTCCAACAACCTCACCTTCGTGGACCCCGAGGCCTTCCGGGGCTTCGTCCACTTGGAGGAGCTGGACCTCGGCGACAACCGCAACCTGCGGGAGCTGTCTCCGGAGACCTTCCGCGGCCTGACCCGCCTCCACGCTCTGCACTTGTACAAGTGCGGCCTGAGCGTCCTTCCGGACGGGCTCTTTGctggcctgcacaacctgcagtaCCTCTACCTGCAGGACAACCAGCTGGACTTCTTGCAGGAGGACCTCTTCCAGGACTTGGTCAACCTCAGCCACCTCTTCCTCCACGGCAACCAGCTCTGGAGCCTGCAGCCCAACGCCTTCCGGGGGCTGGTCAACCTGGACCGGCTGCTGTTGCACCAGAACCGGCTGCGCAGCGTGCACCGCCGGGCGTTCCACGACTTGCGGCGCCTCACCTTGCTCTTCCTCTTCAACAACAGCCTGGCCGAGCTCCCCGGCGAGGCCTTGGCCCACCTGTCGGCCTTGGAGTACCTCCGCTTGAACGGCAACCCCTGGCGCTGCGACTGCCGGGCCCAGTCGCTGTGGGAGTGGCTGCGCCGCTTCCGGGGGTCCAGCTCCAGCGCCGACTGCGCGGCCCCCCCGCGGGTCCAGGGCATGGACCTCAAGGAGGTGAGCGCCGAGGAGTTCCGCGCGTGCGCCGAGTCGCAGCACCAGGTCAACGCCCCTCCGCGGGGGGACCAGCACCGCCACCAGCACCCCACGACGGAAAAGGGCAAAGACGGGCAGCGCCCGGGGTACCGGAAGCCCAGCAAGAACTGCACGCGGAGCCGCACACGGAGCAACAAGATGGCCTCCTCGCCGTGGAAGAACACCGACGGCGACGGGCTGGACTATGAGCACAAGCTGCCCCCGAAGCAGAAGGGGAAGTGTCCCCGGACACCCGTCCTGCCCCCTAGCGGGGTCCAGCAGGCGGCCGGAGGCGCCAGGGGCCGGGGGGCAAAAGTCGCAGCAGCGCTCACCACTGTCCTGTTTGCCATCACGGCCGTCTTGTCGGTGGCCATCGTCCGCTGA